Proteins encoded together in one Camelina sativa cultivar DH55 chromosome 9, Cs, whole genome shotgun sequence window:
- the LOC104712212 gene encoding UDP-glycosyltransferase 76F1-like produces MEERKGRRIIMFPLPFTGHFNPMIELAGIFHHRGFSITIIHTSFNLPDLSRHPHFTFQTITHIKEGEEDPLSQSETSSGKDLVVLIGLLKQCYAEPFRQSLAAEVGVGGETVCCLVSDALWGRSTEVVAQEIGVHRLVLRTGAAVSFCVYTAFPLLMDKGYLPIQDSRLDELVTELPPLKVKDLPVTVMKEPEDLYRLLNDMLEGARLSSGVIWNTFEDLERVSLLDCNSKLQVPFFPIGPFHKYSDDLPPKTKNKDDDEITDWLNKQEPQSVVYASFGSLAAIDEKEFIEIALGLKNSKRPFLWVVRQCMVRGTEWLESLPYGFLENIGQTGKIVKWVNQLEVLAHPAVGAFWTHCGWNSTLESICEGVPMICTPCFSDQHLNARYIADVWRVGMVLERSKMERKEIEKVITSVMMEKGDGLRERCLKLKERANFSLSKDGSSSKYLDKLVSHVLSFDS; encoded by the exons atggaagagagGAAAGGGAGGAGAATAATCATGTTTCCTCTACCATTTACGGGTCACTTCAACCCGATGATCGAGCTTGCTGGAATATTCCACCACCGTGGCTTCTCCATCACAATCATCCACACTTCTTTCAACTTACCTGATCTTTCCCGACACCCACACTTCACTTTTCAAACCATCACTCAcataaaagaaggagaagaagacccTCTCTCTCAATCAGAGACCTCTTCGGGTAAGGACCTCGTCGTCCTCATTGGTCTCCTTAAACAATGCTACGCCGAGCCGTTTCGTCAGTCCCTTGCAGCGGAAGTAGGCGTAGGAGGAGAGACGGTGTGTTGTTTGGTCTCTGACGCTCTATGGGGGAGGAGCACGGAGGTTGTAGCGCAAGAGATAGGAGTTCATAGACTGGTGTTGAGGACAGGTGCTGCGGTATCGTTTTGTGTTTATACAGCTTTCCCACTCCTTATGGATAAGGGTTATCTCCCTATACAAG ATTCTAGATTAGATGAGCTGGTGACAGAGCTTCCACCTTTGAAAGTGAAGGATCTCCCGGTAACAGTAATGAAAGAACCGGAGGACCTATACCGACTACTTAACGACATGCTGGAAGGAGCCAGGTTATCATCAGGAGTCATATGGAACACATTTGAAGATCTTGAAAGAGTCTCACTCTTGGATTGTAACAGCAAGTTACAAGTTCCCTTCTTCCCAATCGGACCGTTTCACAAATATAGTGACGATCTtccaccaaaaacaaagaacaaggaCGACGATGAAATAACTGATTGGCTCAACAAGCAAGAACCGCAGTCTGTGGTCTATGCAAGTTTTGGAAGCCTTGCAGCTATAGACGAGAAAGAGTTTATCGAGATTGCGTTGGGTCTTAAAAATAGCAAACGACCATTTTTGTGGGTGGTTAGGCAATGTATGGTCCGAGGGACCGAGTGGCTTGAGTCATTGCCTTATGggtttttggaaaatattggTCAAACGGGAAAAATTGTGAAATGGGTTAATCAACTAGAGGTATTGGCTCATCCTGCGGTTGGAGCGTTTTGGACgcattgtggatggaactcaacACTAGAGAGCATATGTGAAGGTGTTCCAATGATTTGTACGCCGTGTTTCTCGGATCAGCATCTGAACGCCAGGTACATCGCTGATGTATGGCGAGTAGGGATGGTGTTAGAGAGAAGTAAGATGGAAAGGAAGGAGATTGAGAAGGTAATAACAAGTGTAATGATGGAGAAGGGAGATGGATTGAGAGAGAGGTGTTTGAAGTTGAAAGAGAGAGCTAATTTTTCCTTAAGCAAAGATGGGTCTTCTTCCAAGTATCTTGACAAACTTGTGAGTCATGTCCTGTCTTTTGATTCTTAA
- the LOC104712213 gene encoding UDP-glycosyltransferase 76F1-like, producing MEEGKGRKIIMFPLPFVGHFNPMIHLARIFHHRGFSVTILHTSFNFPEPSHYPLFTFQAIPHNNAGGEDPMTQPDASSMDLVAFIRLLRQTYAEPFRQSLAAEVGRGETVCCLVYDAVWVRNTEVAAEELGIRRMVLITQGVASFCAFAALPLLRDKNYLPIQASRLDELVTEVPPLKVKDLPVMETNEPEEFYLIATDMVKGANSSSGVICNTFEDLERLSLMDISSKSQAPIFPIGPFHKHSDNLQPMMKNIEDHVTTNWLNKQEPQSVIYVSFGSLADIEEKEFLEIAWGLRNSERPFLWVVRPGFVRGTEWLEALPSGFVENIGEKGKFVKWVNQLEVLAHTAVGAFWTHCGWNSTLESICEGVPMICTPCFTDQFVNARYIVDVWRIGIELERTKMDRKEIERVLRSVILKEGDGIREMCSEVKERANVCLRKDGSSSKYLDKLVNHVLSFDSYALTS from the exons atggaagaagGAAAAGGtaggaaaataataatgttCCCTTTACCGTTTGTAGGACACTTCAACCCAATGATCCATCTCGCCAGAATATTCCACCATCGTGGCTTCTCCGTCACGATCCTCCACACTTCCTTCAACTTCCCCGAACCTTCTCACTACCCACTCTTCACCTTTCAAGCCATCCCTCACAACAACGCAGGAGGAGAGGACCCTATGACTCAACCAGATGCTTCCAGTATGGACCTCGTCGCCTTCATTCGTCTGCTAAGACAAACTTACGCGGAGCCTTTTCGCCAGTCTCTGGCGGCGGAAGTAGGCAGGGGAGAGACAGTGTGTTGTTTGGTCTACGACGCTGTTTGGGTGAGGAACACGGAGGTTGCAGCGGAAGAGTTAGGAATTCGTAGGATGGTGTTGATCACACAAGGAGTGGCGTCGTTTTGTGCTTTTGCTGCTCTACCTCTTCTTAGAGATAAGAATTATCTTCCTATTCAAG CTTCTAGATTAGATGAGCTAGTGACAGAGGTTCCACCATTGAAAGTGAAGGATCTTCCGGTCATGGAAACGAATGAGCCGGAGGAATTCTATCTGATAGCTACCGACATGGTGAAAGGAGCCAATTCTTCTTCAGGAGTCATATGTAACACATTCGAAGATCTTGAAAGACTCTCACTCATGGATATTAGCAGCAAGTCTCAAGCTCCCATATTCCCGATTGGACCGTTTCACAAACATAGCGACAATCTCCAACCGATGATGAAGAACATAGAAGACCATGTAACAACCAATTGGCTCAATAAGCAAGAGCCACAGTCTGTGATCTATGTGAGTTTTGGAAGCCTTGCAGATATAGAGGAGAAGGAGTTTCTCGAGATTGCATGGGGTCTAAGAAACAGCGAACGGCCATTCTTGTGGGTGGTTAGACCTGGATTTGTCCGAGGGACCGAGTGGCTGGAGGCGTTACCTAGTGGGTTTGTGGAAAACATTGGCGAGAAGGGAAAATTTGTGAAATGGGTGAATCAATTAGAAGTATTGGCGCATACTGCAGTTGGAGCGTTTTGGACgcattgtggatggaactctACATTAGAGAGCATATGTGAAGGTGTGCCAATGATATGTACACCGTGTTTCACAGACCAGTTTGTGAACGCGAGGTACATTGTTGACGTATGGCGAATCGGGATTGAGTTAGAGAGAACGAAGATGGATAGGAAGGAGATTGAGAGGGTGTTACGGAGTGTAATATTAAAGGAAGGAGATGGAATTAGAGAGATGTGTTCGGAGGTGAAAGAGAGAGCTAATGTTTGCTTACGTAAAGATGGGTCTTCTTCCAAGTATTTAGACAAACTTGTGAATCATGTTCTGTCTTTTGATTCTTATGCTTTGACAAGTTAG